One genomic window of Augochlora pura isolate Apur16 chromosome 5, APUR_v2.2.1, whole genome shotgun sequence includes the following:
- the LOC144470631 gene encoding presequence protease, mitochondrial, with amino-acid sequence MLRIPNLSRKFCSHPLGLQTFSKYRNSNFVRSITTGSTHYKLNTSPQESNKFQEGQIINGFIVDEIANVDEIQLTAVRLTHLGTGADYLHLARDDTNNVFSVGFRTTPKDSTGLPHILEHITLCGSERYPCRDPFFRMLRRSLATFMNAMTGPDYTIYPFSTQNLKDYQNLQSVYLDSVFKPNLRELDFRQEGWRLEHTDVNDKNSPIIFKGVVFNEMKGVFNENQSILAERLLNSILPSHTYSVISGGDPLVIPHLRHIDLINFHKTYYHPSNSRFYSYGNFPLEDHLKFINDRYLFLSTKIDRSMSVVPSEKRWEQARKEHISCRPDPMAANPDRQGTIAIGYLCNDIIDIQQTFEMHVLSQLLLSGPNSEFYKSLVESNLGVAFGPMTGYDAHCKDTMFALSLLGVQKENFEKIEKVFHETVQDVVEKGFEKNRIEAVLHSIELHIKHQTSNFGLQLLFNLTPLWNHDGDLIRSMRINEAIRNFRQKMERNPNYLQEFVKTYLVDNAHRITLTMLPDQQYDHEKTTAERELLEFKLKQLSKEDLDRVYVEGQELLQEQQKKEDLTVLPTLKIEDIKTDVERCNFNDTIVADVPLQVAIEPTNNVCYYRGILNTQGLSAELKSLLPIFNNIITKMGTVNYDYRNFDEIIRLKTGGLNFMSHVVEHKSHLSQYEEGVIIESYCLDRNVNDMWKLWLEVFNNVKLSDLRRFETLIKTSAANLVNGIADSGHAYAMSTAASLVSPVTKFKETISGLQYVSRMKKIAQLQDLSFIFQKMQEISEQLLNKHHLRSAINLSETNKDGILNSIEEFYKSLKGTSKDPYIYTHDQNIETGDSAIHYVLPYTVNYAAKAILTVPYTDSDYAPLQVLSKLISSIYLHPEIREKGGAYGGGAKISSDGVFTFYSYRDPNSTRTLDLFDKTYDFVSKYSISQSDIDEAKLGVFQRIDVPIPPSNRGMIKFTHNITDDDIQNYRQQLKAVTKDQLMYVAEKYLEPGQKNIRVGRALIGPDNPDLLNRHSENWTIQNQDEDAQARAVE; translated from the coding sequence ATGTTGAGGATCCCAAATTTATCTAGAAAGTTTTGTTCCCATCCATTGGGActacaaacattttcaaaatatcgcAACAGTAATTTTGTAAGAAGCATAACAACTGGTTCTacacattataaattaaatacatctCCTCAagaatctaataaatttcaagaAGGGCAGATTATTAACGGTTTCATAGTGGATGAAATTGCAAATGTGGATGAAATACAATTAACTGCAGTGCGATTAACTCATTTGGGTACTGGAGCTGATTATTTGCATTTAGCCAGAGATGATACTAACAATGTCTTTTCTGTTGGATTCCGCACAACTCCAAAGGATTCTACAGGATTACCTCACATTTTGGAACACATCACTCTTTGTGGCAGTGAAAGATATCCATGTAGAGATCCATTCTTTAGAATGCTAAGAAGATCATTAGCTACCTTTATGAATGCTATGACAGGGCCtgattatactatatatcCATTCTCTACACAGAACTTGAAGGATTACCAAAATTTACAGTCCGTATATCTGGACTCAGTATTTAAACCAAATTTGCGAGAGCTTGATTTTAGACAAGAAGGTTGGAGATTGGAACATACAGAtgttaatgataaaaattcgcCAATAATATTCAAAGGAGTAGTTTTTAATGAGATGAAAGGCGTTTTCAACGAAAATCAATCTATATTAGCCGAACGATTATTGAACAGCATCCTACCTAGTCATACATACTCAGTAATTTCTGGAGGGGACCCTCTTGTAATTCCTCATCTAAGACACATTGATTTGATCAATTTCCACAAAACCTATTATCATCCATCAAATAGTAGATTCTATTCATATGGCAACTTTCCTTTAGaagatcatttaaaatttattaacgaccgatatttatttttatcaactaAAATTGATAGATCTATGTCAGTAGTTCCTTCAGAGAAACGTTGGGAACAAGCAAGAAAAGAACATATTTCATGCAGACCAGATCCTATGGCTGCAAATCCTGATCGGCAAGGCACTATAGCTATTGGTTACTTGTGCAATGATATAATTGACATACAACAAACTTTCGAGATGCATGTTTTATCTCAGCTTCTTTTGAGTGGTCCAAATtcggaattttataaatcgttgGTGGAATCAAATTTAGGAGTTGCTTTTGGGCCAATGACTGGTTATGATGCTCACTGTAAAGACACAATGTTTGCTTTGAGTTTACTCGGTGttcagaaagaaaattttgaaaaaatagaaaaagtcTTTCATGAAACTGTGCAAGACGTTGTTGAAAAGggttttgaaaaaaatcgaatcgaaGCTGTTTTACACAGCATTGAACTTCACATAAAACATCAAACTTCTAATTTTGGATTGCAAttacttttcaatttaacaCCGCTATGGAATCACGATGGCGATCTAATAAGATCGATGAGAATTAATGAGGCAATTAGAAATTTCCGAcaaaaaatggaaagaaatcCCAATTATCTTCAAGAATTCGTGAAAACATACTTAGTAGATAACGCTCATAGAATTACTTTAACAATGCTTCCGGATCAACAATACGATCACGAAAAAACGACCGCCGAACGCGAATTGTTAGAATTCAAATTAAAGCAACTTTCCAAGGAAGATTTAGATCGGGTTTACGTTGAGGGACAAGAATTACTTCAAGAACAACAAAAGAAGGAGGATCTAACTGTTCTTCctactttaaaaattgaggATATAAAAACGGATGTAGAACGATGTAACTTTAACGATACAATAGTAGCTGATGTTCCATTACAAGTAGCTATTGAACCAACGAATAACGTTTGTTATTATCGTGGAATTCTAAATACACAAGGGCTAAGCGCAGAATTGAAGAGTTTATTaccgatttttaataacatcatCACGAAAATGGGAACAGTAAACTATGATTACAGAAATTTCGATGAGATAATACGATTGAAAACTGGAGGTTTAAATTTTATGAGCCATGTTGTAGAACACAAGAGTCATTTATCACAATACGAGGAAGGGGTAATAATAGAGTCGTATTGTCTAGACCGTAATGTAAATGATATGTGGAAATTATGGTTGGAAGTGTTCAACAATGTGAAATTATCCGATCTCCGGAGATTTGAAACACTTATTAAAACATCTGCAGCAAATTTAGTAAATGGGATTGCGGACTCTGGGCACGCTTATGCTATGAGCACTGCAGCAAGTTTAGTTTCACcagttacaaaattcaaagaaaCCATATCAGGATTACAATATGTTTCTAGAATGAAAAAGATTGCTCAACTGCAGGACTTAAGTTTCATATTCCAGAAAATGCAAGAGATATCTGaacaacttttaaataaacatcaCTTACGGTCAGCCATAAATTTATCTGAGACTAACAAGGAtggtattttaaatagtattgaagaattttataaatcgttgaAGGGTACATCTAAGGATccatatatatacacacatgATCAGAACATCGAAACAGGAGATAGTGCTATTCATTATGTATTACCATATACAGTAAATTACGCAGCAAAAGCAATATTAACTGTGCCATATACAGATTCCGATTATGCACCGTTACAAGTCCTCtctaaattaatatcttcaatttatttacatccAGAGATTCGCGAAAAGGGTGGCGCTTATGGCGGTGGTGCTAAAATATCATCTGATGGAGTCTTTACATTTTACTCTTACAGAGATCCTAATTCTACTCGCACGTTAGACTTATTCGATAAAACGTATGATTTTGTATCAAAGTACTCGATTTCACAAAGTGATATTGATGAAGCAAAATTAGGTGTATTCCAACGTATCGATGTTCCAATTCCTCCAAGTAATCGTGGCATGATTAAATTCACACATAATATTACGGATGATGATATTCAAAACTATCGACAACAACTTAAAGCTGTGACTAAAGATCAACTCATGTACGTTGCCGAAAAATACTTAGAACCTGGTCAAAAGAATATTAGAGTGGGACGCGCATTAATTGGGCCAGATAATCCGGATTTATTGAATAGGCATTCGGAAAATTGGACAATTCAAAATCAAGATGAAGATGCTCAAGCGAGAGCAGTGGAGTGA
- the LOC144470632 gene encoding methyltransferase-like protein 25B isoform X1, whose protein sequence is MAHVDKCTENKYFLDALNLFFETQWLHNTPVTDLLTKGLVDSFPKEWLNVLEMLENQELNDFVVEKKTNAHWPNELKAFVEKCKCTDRLPTSGIALLTKLPKEFQLGLNNKKQHEIVHMAHLVHMQCAPLKIKVIVDLGAGLGYVCQLLYRLYGYKVLGLEKNQETVNNAKRRQAKMYPESLEHVKYRCCDLTCNSIVTIETILKNEFQEDSNVCLIGLHACGDLSISASKIFRDMDTARIFIMISCCYHKLSMSEDTDTNTLAKKQYFNNFPLSTCFQSVIDDSNFDIGCFLRQPFLRLACQESAERWTNMTTESHNKHSFYVLARALLQLYAAQNRFSIKKRTQKGTRKSQCLNFETYVKDSLNRYTFQSQKETNLEEEDMQFSTEMHEKNIMKLWEMHCDKLKMVELYTALQLVLQASAESLLLQDRLCWMREQKLEATVISVTNKRLSPRSYAIVSWKN, encoded by the exons atgGCGCATGTAGATAAATGcacggaaaataaatatttcctggACGCACTGAATTTGTTTTTCGAAACACAATGGCTTCACAATACGCCGGTTACGGACTTATTAACGAAGGGATTAGTTGATTCATTTCCAAAGGAGTGGTTGAATGTTTTAGAAATGTTAGAGAATCAAGAACTTAATGACTTTGTTGTGGAAAAGAAGACAAAT gcACACTGGCCAAATGAATTGAAAGCCTTCGTCGAAAAATGCAAATGTACTGACCGATTGCCAACCTCGGGTATCGCGTTACTTACAAAATTGCcaaaagaatttcaattagggcttaataataaaaaacaacaCGAAATAGTACATATGGCACATTTAGTACATATGCAATGTGCACCACTTAAAATCAAAGTGATCGTCGATCTTGGCGCTGGTCTG GGGTATGTTTGCCAACTTCTCTATCGTCTGTATGGCTACAAAGTTCTGGGATTAGAAAAGAATCAGGAAACTGTTAACAATGCAAAACGCAGACAAGCCAAAATGTATCCTGAATCATTGGAACACGTTAAATATCGTTGTTGCGATTTAACATGCAATTCGATTGTAAcgatcgaaacaattttaaaaaatgaatttcaagaaGACTCGAATGTATGTTTAATTGGTCTGCACGCTTGCGGAGATCTTAGCATCAGTgcatcaaaaatatttcgtgaTATGGATACAGCTCGGATCTTTATTATGATATCCTGCTGCTACCATAAACTTTCAATGTCGGAAGACACAGATACGAATACATTAGCTAAAAAGCaatactttaataactttCCATTGTCCACTTGCTTCCAAAGCGTAATTGATGACAGTAATTTTGATATCGGTTGTTTTTTAAGACAACCATTTTTAAGATTGGCATGTCAAGAATCTGCAGAAAGATGGACGAATATGACCACTGAAAGTCATAACAAACACTCCTTCTATGTACTTGCAAGAGCGCTTCTTCAATTATATGCCGCTCAAA accgtttttcaattaaaaaacgtACTCAAAAAGGAACAAGAAAGTCACAGTGTTTGAATTTCGAAACTTACGTTAAGGACTCATTGAACAGATATACTTTTCAATCACAAAAGGAAACAAACCTCGAAGAAGAAG ATATGCAATTTAGCACAGAAATgcacgaaaaaaatattatgaaactaTGGGAAATGCATTGCGACAAGCTAAAGATGGTAGAACTTTATACTGCTCTACAATTAGTACTACAAGCATCAGCGGAGTCCCTTCTTCTTCAGGACAGATTATGCTGGATGCGAGAACAGAAATTAGAAGCAACAGTTATTTCAGTTACTAATAAACGACTATCTCCACGATCGTATGCAATCGTTTCGTGGAAAAACTga
- the LOC144470632 gene encoding methyltransferase-like protein 25B isoform X2 encodes MTLLWKRRQMLAHWPNELKAFVEKCKCTDRLPTSGIALLTKLPKEFQLGLNNKKQHEIVHMAHLVHMQCAPLKIKVIVDLGAGLGYVCQLLYRLYGYKVLGLEKNQETVNNAKRRQAKMYPESLEHVKYRCCDLTCNSIVTIETILKNEFQEDSNVCLIGLHACGDLSISASKIFRDMDTARIFIMISCCYHKLSMSEDTDTNTLAKKQYFNNFPLSTCFQSVIDDSNFDIGCFLRQPFLRLACQESAERWTNMTTESHNKHSFYVLARALLQLYAAQNRFSIKKRTQKGTRKSQCLNFETYVKDSLNRYTFQSQKETNLEEEDMQFSTEMHEKNIMKLWEMHCDKLKMVELYTALQLVLQASAESLLLQDRLCWMREQKLEATVISVTNKRLSPRSYAIVSWKN; translated from the exons ATGACTTTGTTGTGGAAAAGAAGACAAATgttg gcACACTGGCCAAATGAATTGAAAGCCTTCGTCGAAAAATGCAAATGTACTGACCGATTGCCAACCTCGGGTATCGCGTTACTTACAAAATTGCcaaaagaatttcaattagggcttaataataaaaaacaacaCGAAATAGTACATATGGCACATTTAGTACATATGCAATGTGCACCACTTAAAATCAAAGTGATCGTCGATCTTGGCGCTGGTCTG GGGTATGTTTGCCAACTTCTCTATCGTCTGTATGGCTACAAAGTTCTGGGATTAGAAAAGAATCAGGAAACTGTTAACAATGCAAAACGCAGACAAGCCAAAATGTATCCTGAATCATTGGAACACGTTAAATATCGTTGTTGCGATTTAACATGCAATTCGATTGTAAcgatcgaaacaattttaaaaaatgaatttcaagaaGACTCGAATGTATGTTTAATTGGTCTGCACGCTTGCGGAGATCTTAGCATCAGTgcatcaaaaatatttcgtgaTATGGATACAGCTCGGATCTTTATTATGATATCCTGCTGCTACCATAAACTTTCAATGTCGGAAGACACAGATACGAATACATTAGCTAAAAAGCaatactttaataactttCCATTGTCCACTTGCTTCCAAAGCGTAATTGATGACAGTAATTTTGATATCGGTTGTTTTTTAAGACAACCATTTTTAAGATTGGCATGTCAAGAATCTGCAGAAAGATGGACGAATATGACCACTGAAAGTCATAACAAACACTCCTTCTATGTACTTGCAAGAGCGCTTCTTCAATTATATGCCGCTCAAA accgtttttcaattaaaaaacgtACTCAAAAAGGAACAAGAAAGTCACAGTGTTTGAATTTCGAAACTTACGTTAAGGACTCATTGAACAGATATACTTTTCAATCACAAAAGGAAACAAACCTCGAAGAAGAAG ATATGCAATTTAGCACAGAAATgcacgaaaaaaatattatgaaactaTGGGAAATGCATTGCGACAAGCTAAAGATGGTAGAACTTTATACTGCTCTACAATTAGTACTACAAGCATCAGCGGAGTCCCTTCTTCTTCAGGACAGATTATGCTGGATGCGAGAACAGAAATTAGAAGCAACAGTTATTTCAGTTACTAATAAACGACTATCTCCACGATCGTATGCAATCGTTTCGTGGAAAAACTga